The Geothermobacter hydrogeniphilus genome contains the following window.
TTTTCGGCACCAGCCAGGAGAACCTCATCGGGACCCCCTTCATTTTCCCCCTCAAGCCGGGGAAAAACAGTGAAATCGAATTTCTCGGCAAAGGCGGCATGCCGGTCGTGGTCGAAGGATTGACCAGCGCCATCGAATGGGACGGATATCCGGCCCAGCTGGTTACCCTGCGGAACATTACCTCCCGCAAGCAGCTGGAACGCAAAATCGACGCTGAACGCGGTTTCCTGCAACGCGTCATCGACGGCGTCATGGACCCGATCATGGTCACCGACCTCGACTGCCGGGTGCGGCTGAAAAACAAGGCCGCGGGCCAACTGCTGGCCGGTGATCCGGGAGACAACTGGCCGTTGCGCTGCCACCGGCTTCCCGACCGCCCGGAACGTCCCTGCCGCAGCGGTTCCAGCTGCTCCCTCGCTGAAGCGCGCAAGGGAGCCGTCTCCCGCCATATCCAGGATTATCGTCTCCCGGACGGCCGCGTACGCCACTTCGAGGTCGAGGCGACGCCCCTGAAAAGTGATGACGGTTCGATCCAGGGCATCATCGAAGCCTCCCGCGATGTGACCGAACGCCTGCTGGCCGAAAAACACCTGCGCCAGAATCAGCAGACCCTGCAGCACCTGGCGCTGCACGACCCCCTCACCGACCTGCCGAACCGGATGCTGTTCATCGACCGCCTGAGACAGGCGCTGGCCAAGGCGAGACGCAACGACCGTCCGCTGGCGCTGATGTTTCTTGATCTCGACCGTTTCAAGAACGTCAACGATTCCCTCGGCCATTCCTGCGGCGACCTGTTCCTGCAGGAAATCGCCTCCCGGCTCGGCGGCTGTGTGCGGGAGACCGATACCGTCGCCCGGCTTGGCGGAGATGAATTCGTCATCCTGCTCGAAGATATCCACGACAACCACGCCGTCAGCCGCATGGCGCAGAATTTCCTCAACAGCCTTTCCCGCAAACTGCAGGTCGATGGTCACGACCTCTACCCGACAGCCAGTATCGGCATCAGCCTCTACCCCAATGACGCTGAAGACGCCGAAGAGCTGATGAAATGCGCCGATGCCGCCATGTACCTGGCCAAGGAGCGGGGCCGCAACACTTACCAGTTTTTCTCCGCCGAGCTGAAATCGAAAGCCCATGAGATGCTGACTCTCGAATCGGCCCTGCGCCAGGCGATCCAGCAGGAACAGTTGCGGGTCCATTACCAGCCGCAATACAGCCTGACCCGCCGCAAACCGGTCGGCCTCGAAGCCCT
Protein-coding sequences here:
- a CDS encoding EAL domain-containing protein; this translates as MVDYNDLKILLVEDQNTAATLVREQLATAKSFRFHLTLADRLDNALALGRRQDFDVALVDLGLPDAGDGEVFERLHQRYPELPIVILCDDDQEQRAIDLVRSGAQAYLVKGGFGPSSLANTVRYAIERQKLYKAVETTSIQAVEAGARLQTLIQHYADAIIVLDHNDIISFANPAAEELFGTSQENLIGTPFIFPLKPGKNSEIEFLGKGGMPVVVEGLTSAIEWDGYPAQLVTLRNITSRKQLERKIDAERGFLQRVIDGVMDPIMVTDLDCRVRLKNKAAGQLLAGDPGDNWPLRCHRLPDRPERPCRSGSSCSLAEARKGAVSRHIQDYRLPDGRVRHFEVEATPLKSDDGSIQGIIEASRDVTERLLAEKHLRQNQQTLQHLALHDPLTDLPNRMLFIDRLRQALAKARRNDRPLALMFLDLDRFKNVNDSLGHSCGDLFLQEIASRLGGCVRETDTVARLGGDEFVILLEDIHDNHAVSRMAQNFLNSLSRKLQVDGHDLYPTASIGISLYPNDAEDAEELMKCADAAMYLAKERGRNTYQFFSAELKSKAHEMLTLESALRQAIQQEQLRVHYQPQYSLTRRKPVGLEALVRWEHPERGLISPADFIPLAEETGLIIPIGEWVLRTACRQHKKWLDQGMRPLRLAVNLSRRQFRQNNLIEMIGEILDESGLPPELLELEITESSIMNDVENAIGTMHALREMGVHLAIDDFGSGYSSLSCLKQFPISKLKIDQSFVRDLTSVAGDAAITHAIIDLARNLKLEVVAEGIETREQMRFLKKNGCHHGQGFLFSKPLPVKKIAVLVQNWVPRFGFGRRMMPALS